A region of the Dyadobacter sp. CECT 9275 genome:
CACAAAAATACAAAACGGAATTGAGGCCGAAGCTGTAAAAGTAAATGGCCTTCCAACAAAGGCAAGTTACAAGATCAAACCCGCAGATGTGATCACCCTGTCTCTTCCCGAACCGCCACGGGATACAGAGATCATTCCAGAAGACATACCACTTGACATTATTTACGAAGATGATGTTTTGCTGATCGTCAACAAGCCAACCGGTATGGTGGTACATCCTGCGTTTGGCAACTGGACCGGTACGCTGATAAACGCCCTGGTCCATCATTTTCAGCAACTTCCCACGGGCAGAAACGGAGAAGGACGGCCTGGTCTGGTTCACCGGATCGACAAAGATACCTCGGGCCTGCTGGTGATCGCAAAAACGGAATTTGCGATGTCGTTTCTCGCCCGGCAATTCTTTGATCACACCATCGAAAGAACCTATATGGCCTTGATTTGGGGCGAACCGCAAGAAGAAAAGGGGACAATTACGGGTAATATCGGAAGGAGCGCCAAAGATCGGCGTGTGATGGATATCTTTCCTGATGGCTCTCAGGGAAAACATGCCGTTACCCACTACGAAACGGTCCAATCCTACAGGTATGTATCCTTGGTGAAGTGCAACCTGGAAACCGGTCGCACGCATCAGATACGCGCACATATGCGGCACATTGGGCACCCGATTTTTAACGACAATATGTATGGAGGTGATAAAATCCTGAGAGGCATTTCCAGCGGCAGTTACAAAACCATGGTACAAAATTGTTTCAGTTTGTTACCCGGGCAGGCGTTGCATGCGAAGTCTCTTGGCTTTATTCACCCTACCACCAAAGAGTGGATACAATTCGATACCGATCTGCCTGCAAACTTCCGGCATATACTGGATAAATGGGAGACGTTCGTAAACTATCAGCAAAATATATAGTAAATTTCGCAGGATTCGATGTTTAATAAAAAACTCCACTATGAATATAACCACCCGCCAAGGAACAGCCGAAGATATCACAGCCGTTTTTGAACTTGTAAAAGAGCTTGCCATTTACGAAAAGGCACTCAATCAGGTAACGAATAATGTGGATAAAATGACCCGGGATTACCATCAGAAACTCTATGATTTCTTTGTGGCCGAAGTGGATGGGAAAATCATCGGGCTGTCGCTTTATTACTTCCGCTATTCAACCTGGAAAGGAAAAAGACTCTATATGGAGGATATCATCGTAACGGAGGAAATGAGGGGTAATGGCATTGGTAAAATCCTTTTCGATGCTACCGTTTCAGCAGCAAAAAAATCCGGCTGTTCCGGTATGATGTGGCAGGTACTGGACTGGAATACTTCTGCTGTTGGCTTTTACCGAAAATACGGCACCAATTTTGATAATGAATGGATTAACTGCAATCTGGACTTTTAGTATAGGCCATAACCGCGATGATCTTTATTACATCAACAATTTACTTAAGAAGGTCAGGCCTTCTGGCTTTTGTTCTTGAAACTGACTGCTCGTAACGCCATTCTTCTATTTTAGCTTCATGCCCCGAGAGCAATATTTCCGGCACCTTATGGCCTTCAAAATCCGCAGGCCTGGAGTATACCGGTGGTGCCAGAAGGTTATCCTGAAAAGAATCAGTCAGGGCAGAAGTTTCGTCGTTAAGTACACCCGGAATCAGCCTGATGATGGCATCTGCCAAAACTGCCGCTGCAAGCTCCCCGCCAGACAGCACATAGTCGCCAATACTTATTTCTCTCGTGACAAACAAATCCCTTACACGCTGATCCACCCCTTTATAATGACCGCATAGGAGGATAAGATTCCCCTTCAGGGACAGTTGGTTGACAATTTTCTGGTTCATCTGTTCGCCGTCCGGTGTGAGATAAATAACCTCATCATAAACCCGCTCGGCCTGCAGTGCCCGTATACACCTGGCAATAGGCTCTATCTGCAGCACCATGCCCGCGCCTCCTCCAAAAGCATAATCGTCTATGGTCCGGTGTTTATTGACTGAGTAATCTCTGATGTCAGTAATCACAACCTCCGCATGACCAGCCTGCTGCGCCCTTTTTAAGATAGAATGCGCAAAGAAGCTGTCCAGTAAATCGGGAACACAAGTGATAATATCAATCCTCATCATCAGGATTATTTTCGGATGCTGGGTCCAGGTACACTTCAAGCAAGCCATCAGGTAACCTGACGTGAAGTTTTTTGTTTTCCTTATCCGCTTTTAAAACAATGTCCTCAGCCGTGGGTATCAATACCTCCGCCCCTTTGTACAACATCGAAATAAGATCCTGACCGTTGAGGGAATATACTTCCTGTACCATTCCGAGCGCTCCATTGCTTTCATCTACTACCTGAAACCCCTTAATGTCATGATAATAAAAAGCGTCTCCGTCCAGCTCCTCTAGAGATTCAAGAGGAAGATACAGCGAACTTCCCACAAGCGCCTGTGCTTTTTCGATCGTATTAATATCTTCAAAAGTAACAATTGCGTTGCTTTGTTTCTGAAGATTAAGGCTTTCTATAAAATACGGCACCAGTTCCCCTTTTATTTCGACAAATACGGATTCAAGATCCTCGTAGTCATCGGGATAATCTACATCGAGGTAAATAACCACATTACCGGAAGTTCCGTGGGTTCGGACAATATAGCCAAGCAGGTAACAATTTTCCTGAGTCACTGTAATAGCGGTTTAAAAATCTGCCTTAAACAAATATGAGTCTGACGGAAACCGGCAGACCCATACTGATGGAAATTTCTTTCCTGAATAATTATGCTGCAGGTTCTTCCTCAGGAGCTGAACCCTCAGTTTCCGCAGGAGCTTCTTCAGCAACCTCCTCTTCCGCAACTTCCGCTACGGGAGGTGCGTTTTTCTTAGCAATGGCTTCTGCACGAGCCTCATTTACCTGGCGTTCTGCGGCAAGCTTAGCTTCCTTATCTGCCTGTTGTTTCTGAGCCAGCGTTCCGGCTGCTGATTCTTTACGATCGGCTTTTGAGCCTTTCCATTCTTCGAAACGAGCATCAGCAACTTCCTGGGTGATTGCACCTTTTAATACGCCTATCTGCAAGTGCTTGCGCAACATTACACCTTCATGCTGAAGGATGGAACGGGTGGTATCCGTTGGCTGAGCACCTTTCAATAACCAATCGACAGCTTTTGCTGATTCCAGCACAATAGATGCAGGATTGGTTCCAGGGTTATAACTACCCAATTTTTCGATGAAGCGACCATCACGTGGTGCTCTGGCATCTGCGACAACAATATCGTAAATCGCTTTCTTTTTGCGTCCCCGACGCGCTAACCTAATTTTAACTGCCATTTTTGAAAATAATTTGCGGGATCTCGTCCCTTTTTTAAATAGGGTGCAAATGTACAGTTTTTTCCGTAAAAACCTGTACATCATCTACAAAAGATTGAAATCCCCTATTGCGGCAATTCCACAGGCTTTTCCTCTGTTACGCTTTTCACCCACCGCAAGCCTTTTATCAACAGGTTCCTGCCTTCCTCAACACCATGCTTCATGATAATTTTTTCTGCGACAAAAGGCGCTACCACATTAAACGGGACCGGCAATCTCCGCAGAATCGTCTGCCCGAGTACCGTACTCAGCCCTAGTTCAAGCCCTTTCCCTGCGGGACCTTCGGGACCCGCGTAAAACAAATCCCGTGCATAAGAGAAGGCATTTCTCAATGGTGGGTTCACTTTTTCCGATAATCTGACAGGCGCTTTCATTGATGAATTTTATAATGGTTTTTAGTCTGCAACGGGTGTAATTTTGTTTTCTAACGATAGGAGTTTACCTCCTCAGCTACCTCGTTTACTTTGAAGGCAGCTTTATCTGCATATTCCTGCCCTTTATTTTTTAATTCACTGGCAGCTTGGTCAGCCTTTGCTTTACTTTTTTCCAGGGCGTCCAGCAGTTCGCTGGCAAGGCTGTTTGTTTTCCTTTTGATTTTTTTCCTTGTCTTATCTCCGTCCTCAGGAGCAAATAACAATCCTATCACCGCTCCCACAGCCGCAGCTGTTACAATTCCCCAAAATGCTTTGTTGTTCATAATCTTAAATGTTTAAGTACTATGTTGATACAACGCTTAAGTCCAAAACCCGTTCCATTAAAAGCTACATTCTGCATTAAAAATATAATTTATTGATTAACAGAAAATTAATTGCAAAATCTATGACTTTTTCATATCCCGCCGGTCCCCATTTCTGCCGATATAAGGGAGAACATTCCACAGTTTGCACGCCCACTCCTATTCCGGCAAGGGTTTGTACCCGCGCAGCACTTGGCAAGGTTGTTGTAATTTTTGGAGCAATGAATAAATCTTTCGGACTTACCAGGATACCAGGCCCTCTTCTCTGAATTCACATCAACCACGTAAAAGCTGTCATGAATATTGTAATTATTGAAGATGAA
Encoded here:
- a CDS encoding RluA family pseudouridine synthase, which translates into the protein MSAENIEIASEEDDLFEHYRIVADKGQSPMRLDKFLSLHVANASRTKIQNGIEAEAVKVNGLPTKASYKIKPADVITLSLPEPPRDTEIIPEDIPLDIIYEDDVLLIVNKPTGMVVHPAFGNWTGTLINALVHHFQQLPTGRNGEGRPGLVHRIDKDTSGLLVIAKTEFAMSFLARQFFDHTIERTYMALIWGEPQEEKGTITGNIGRSAKDRRVMDIFPDGSQGKHAVTHYETVQSYRYVSLVKCNLETGRTHQIRAHMRHIGHPIFNDNMYGGDKILRGISSGSYKTMVQNCFSLLPGQALHAKSLGFIHPTTKEWIQFDTDLPANFRHILDKWETFVNYQQNI
- a CDS encoding GNAT family N-acetyltransferase, with product MNITTRQGTAEDITAVFELVKELAIYEKALNQVTNNVDKMTRDYHQKLYDFFVAEVDGKIIGLSLYYFRYSTWKGKRLYMEDIIVTEEMRGNGIGKILFDATVSAAKKSGCSGMMWQVLDWNTSAVGFYRKYGTNFDNEWINCNLDF
- the trmD gene encoding tRNA (guanosine(37)-N1)-methyltransferase TrmD, with translation MRIDIITCVPDLLDSFFAHSILKRAQQAGHAEVVITDIRDYSVNKHRTIDDYAFGGGAGMVLQIEPIARCIRALQAERVYDEVIYLTPDGEQMNQKIVNQLSLKGNLILLCGHYKGVDQRVRDLFVTREISIGDYVLSGGELAAAVLADAIIRLIPGVLNDETSALTDSFQDNLLAPPVYSRPADFEGHKVPEILLSGHEAKIEEWRYEQSVSRTKARRPDLLK
- the rimM gene encoding ribosome maturation factor RimM (Essential for efficient processing of 16S rRNA), yielding MTQENCYLLGYIVRTHGTSGNVVIYLDVDYPDDYEDLESVFVEIKGELVPYFIESLNLQKQSNAIVTFEDINTIEKAQALVGSSLYLPLESLEELDGDAFYYHDIKGFQVVDESNGALGMVQEVYSLNGQDLISMLYKGAEVLIPTAEDIVLKADKENKKLHVRLPDGLLEVYLDPASENNPDDED
- a CDS encoding 30S ribosomal protein S16 gives rise to the protein MAVKIRLARRGRKKKAIYDIVVADARAPRDGRFIEKLGSYNPGTNPASIVLESAKAVDWLLKGAQPTDTTRSILQHEGVMLRKHLQIGVLKGAITQEVADARFEEWKGSKADRKESAAGTLAQKQQADKEAKLAAERQVNEARAEAIAKKNAPPVAEVAEEEVAEEAPAETEGSAPEEEPAA
- a CDS encoding YtxH domain-containing protein gives rise to the protein MNNKAFWGIVTAAAVGAVIGLLFAPEDGDKTRKKIKRKTNSLASELLDALEKSKAKADQAASELKNKGQEYADKAAFKVNEVAEEVNSYR